CGCACCGGCTGCTGGCGCGTTTGCACGGAGGCGACGGCGCTCCAGGGCTCGGTCGTCGTACGCAGCAGATTCACCTGCCGCAGGCCGAGCGCGCTCACCCACACCCCGACCCGCAACAGGCGCAGGGCCAGGGTGATCATCGCTGCCCCCACCACCGCACAGGCCGCGGCGCCGGGCAGCGAGCCGGTCATCGCGATGATCAATGCGGAGATCAGCACGAACGAGGCGAGCAGCAAAAACACCGCCGCCGCCCCTACCCGCCACGGTCCGGGGCGGTAGGGACGGCGCCAGTGGTCGGGCTCGTCATGCGCAAGCGCGGCCGAATCCGCGGTTCGGGTGTCGGGATCGAGGTCGCGGTCGGCCGTCAGGAAGGGCAGGGGCACGGCTGATCCTCACTCATGGGCACGCACGGAAGCTGTGACCGGTGAGGCTATCGGGACCGGCGGAGCGGAACCACTTCGCGGCACGCCCCGCCCGCCCGTTCAGCGATGTGATGCCTCGGACTGATGCACCCGGCTCGAACCGGAGCTGTCCTGCTGCAGTGCGGGAACGCCGAACAGCAGGGCGCCGGCCAGGCCGCCCACGACTGTCAGCGTGATGAGAGACTGGCCGAGGAGCTGCGCGCGCGAGGCGCGCTGCCGCGGCGGGGGAGTGACATTGCTGCGGAACCGGTCTGCCTCGGCAACGAAGGCGAACGGGACGGGCTCTCGCCGGCGGAACATGAGCGGGCTCTCCTAGGAACCTCGAAGTGGGCACTGTCACAGGGTTAGACGTTTGTGGCGTGCGGTTGGTGCCCGTTTTCAGGGACTTCTGTGAAAAATATCAACGGCCGCTCCGCGCGCCGCCATGGCGCGCCCGTTTTGCGGCTAACGCGGCATCACGCGGTGTTTCCCGGACTGTCAGTGGCGGGCCGTAGGGTGGTCGGGCACGAGGATCGATTGGAAGGAACCGCCGGTGTCCCAGACCCCCGCCGAGAGCACTGAGAGCCCCGACAGTGCAGCCGTCAGCTTCCGGAGCGAGGTGACGGTCGAGCTGGTCAAGCACAGCGCCGCGGACAGCGACGTGCTGTGGGCGGCCCGGGTCTCCACGGCCGGTGAGCAGTCCCTGGAGGAGCTGCAGAAGGACCCGGAGCGCTCCAAGGGCCTGATCAACTACCTCATGCGGGACCGGCACGGCAGCCCCTTCGAGCACAACTCCATGACGTTCTTCATCAGCGCGCCGATCTTCGTCTTCCGCGAGTTCATGCGGCACCGCGTCGGCTGGTCGTACAACGAGGAGTCCGGCCGCTACCGCCAGCTGGAGCCGGTCTTCTATGTCCCCGGTGAGTCCCGCAAGCTCGTCCAGCAGGGCCGCCCCGGGAAGTACGAATTCGTCGAGGGCACCCAGGCGCAGCACGAGCTCACCGGCCGCGTCATGGAGGACTCCTACCGCCGGGCCTACGAGGCGTACCAGGAGATGCTCGCCGCCGGCGTCGCCCGCGAGGTCGCCCGCGCGGTGCTCCCGGTCGGCCTGTTCTCCTCCATGTACGCCACCTGTAACGCCCGCTCCCTGATGCACTTCCTCGGCCTGCGCACCCAGCACGAGCAGGCGAAGGTGCCGTCCTTCCCGCAGCGCGAGATCGAAATGGTCGGCGAGCTGATGGAGGCGCACTGGGCCAAGCTCATGCCGCTCACGTACGGCGCATTCAATGCGAACGGCCGGATCGCTCCGTAAGGCCCAGGTTGCGGCCGGATACCGGAGCGCGCAGGACAGACGTGCGAAGTGTCCGGATTGCGGCATTTTGAGAAGTTCATCTACGCTGAACAGACGGACCCGGCACTGCTTGAACCCCCGAGCAGGCAGTGCCGGAGTCCACATCCCTGCTCCCCAGAGGCGCATCCCGCGGTGAGCTACGAGTAGCGTGGGACCCATGGCTCCGACTTCCACACCGCAGACCCCCTTCGGGCGGGTGCTGACCGCCATGGTCACGCCGTTCACGCCGGATGGCGCCCTCGATCTCGACGGCGCACAGCGGCTGGCTGCCCACCTGGTGGACGCCGGCAATGACGGCCTCGTCGTCAACGGCACCACCGGAGAGTCCCCGACCACCAGCGATGCGGAGAAAGCCCAGCTGGTGCGCGCGGTGGTCGATGCGGTCGGCGATCGCGCCTTTGTGGTGGCCGGAGCCGGTACCAACGACACCCGCCACAGCCTGGAGCTGGCCCGCGCCGCCCAGGACGCCGGCGCCCACGGCCTGCTCGCGGTGACGCCGTACTACAGCAAGCCCCCGCAGGAGGGCCTGCTCCGGCACTTCACGGCCATCGCCGACGCCACCGACCTGCCGGTCATGCTCTACGACATCCCCGGCCGCAGCGGCGTCCCGATCAACACCGAGACCATCGTCCGGCTCGCCGAGCACCCCCGGATCGTCGCCAACAAGGACGCCAAGGGAGACCTCGGCCGCGCCAGCTGGGCCATCGCCCGCTCCAGCCTCGCCTGGTACAGCGGCGACGACATGCTCAACCTCCCGCTGCTCTCGGTCGGCGCCGTCGGCTTCGTCTCCGTGGTCGGCCATGTCGTCACCCCCGAGCTGCGCGCCCTCCTGGACGCCCACCTCAACGGCGATGTCACCAAGGCCACCGAGATCCACCAGAAGCTGCTGCCCGTCTTCACCGGTATGTTCCGCACCCAGGGCGTGATCACGACCAAGGCCGCCCTCGGCCTCCAGGGGCTGCCCGCCGGTCCGCTGCGGCTGCCGCTCGTGGAGCTCTCCCCCGAGGAGACCGAACAGCTCACGCGCGATCTCGCCGCCGGCGGGGTACAGCTCTGATCACAGACTTCATAACTGAATACGGACCAACAACCGCCTCATAGCAAGTGCACGAATGTCATGCGCGCCACGTGCCCTCGACGGCAGCGTGGCGTGTGTGGTGAGGAGAGTCTTTTGAGTCATCCGCATCCTGAGCTCGGCGCCCCGCCGAAGCTTCCCAAGGGCGGCCTGCGCGTCACCCCCCTCGGCGGCCTGGGTGAAATCGGCCGCAACATGACGGTCTTCGAGTACGGCGGCCGGCTGCTGATCGTCGACTGCGGAGTGCTCTTCCCCGAGGAGGAGCAGCCCGGAATCGACCTGATCCTGCCGGACTTCACGTCCATCAGGGATCGCCTCGACGACATCGACGGCATCGTGCTGACCCACGGCCACGAAGACCACATCGGTGGTGTCCCCTACCTCCTGCGGGAGAAGCCGGACATCCCTCTCATCGGCTCGAAGCTGACCCTCGCGCTCATCGAGGCCAAGCTTCAGGAGCACCGCATCCGTCCCTACACCCTTGAGGTGCAGGAGGGGCACACGGAGCGGATCGGCTCCTTCGACTGCGAGTTCGTCGCCGTCAACCACTCCATCCCGGACGCGCTGGCCGTCGCCATCCGCACCCCCGCGGGCATGGTCGTCCACACCGGCGACTTCAAGATGGACCAGCTCCCGCTGGACCGCCGGCTCACCGACCTCCCCGCGTTCGCGCGGCTCGGCGAGGAAGGCATCGACCTTCTCCTCTCCGACTCCACGAACGCCGAGGTCCCGGGCTTCGTACCGCCCGAGCGGGACATCTCCAACGTCCTGCGCACGGTCTTCGCGAACGCCCAGAAGCGCATCATCGTCGCCAGCTTCGCCAGCCATGTGCACCGCATCCAGCAGATCCTCGACGCCGCGCACGAGTATGGCCGCCGGGTCGCCTTCGTGGGACGTTCGATGGTCCGCAACATGGGCATCGCCCGCGAGCTGGGCTACCTGAAGGTCCCCGCCGGCCTGGTCGTCGACGTCAAGACGCTCGACGATCTCCCCGACGACGAGGTCGTGCTGGTCTGCACGGGCTCCCAGGGCGAGCCGATGGCCGCTCTCTCCCGGATGGCCAACCGCGATCACCAGATCCGGATCGTCCAGGGCGACACCGTGATCCTGGCGTCCTCCCTCATCCCGGGCAACGAGAACGCGGTCTACCGCGTGATCAACGGCCTCACCCGATGGGGCGCGGACGTCGTCCACAAGGGCAACGCCAAGGTCCATGTCTCGGGCCACGCCTCGGCCGGCGAGCTGCTGTACTTCTACAACATCTGCAAGCCGAAGAACCTGATGCCGGTCCACGGCGAATGGCGCCATCTGCGCGCCAACGCCGAACTGGGGGCGCTGACCGGTGTCCCCAAGGAACGGATCGTCATCGCCGAGGACGGTGTCGTCGTCGACCTGGTCGGCGGCGTCGCCAAGATCGTCGGCAAGGTCCAGGCGGGCTACGTCTACGTCGACGGCCTCTCGGTCGGCGATGTCACCGAAACCCATCTCAAGGACCGCCGCATCCTGGGCGACGAAGGCATCATCTCGGTCTTCGTGGTCGTGGACAGCAGCACCGGCAAGATCGTCGGAGGCCCGGACCTGCATGCGCGCGGCTCCGGCATCGAGGACTCCGCCCTGTCGGGCGTGGTCCCCAAGATCGATGAGGCCCTGGCCAAGGCGGCCCAGGACGGTGTCGCGGACGCGCACCAGCTCCAGCAGCTGATCCGCCGCTCGGTCGGCAAGTGGGTGTCGGACAACTACCGCCGCCGCCCGATGATCCTCCCCGTGGTCGTCGAGGTCTGACGCCCCGGGCCGTACGCAGGTACGCAAGTAGGAGCGGGGCGCCCGGATTTGCATCCGGGCGCCCCGCTCCAGTACGTTTACGTCTCCTCCTGAACGGGAAGCACCGCACGCCTCTGCGCACGGAGCACCCCACGAAATCAGGCGGAATTCCGACCCAGAGCAATCTGATAAAGTCGGATCAGCCGAAAGGCAAACCCCCTCCGACGGGGAATCGGAATCGAATTCGGACCGGCAACGGAACGAAATCGGGTCTGCTAGAGTCGGAAAGGCCGGAAAGCGAAAGCCGAACGGCCGACCCGCTCCAACAGGGGCCAGACACGGAAACGGATCTGGTACGGTTGGAAACGCGAAGAAGCCGAAAGGCGGAAACGCACC
This portion of the Streptomyces sp. 2114.4 genome encodes:
- a CDS encoding ribonuclease J; this encodes MSHPHPELGAPPKLPKGGLRVTPLGGLGEIGRNMTVFEYGGRLLIVDCGVLFPEEEQPGIDLILPDFTSIRDRLDDIDGIVLTHGHEDHIGGVPYLLREKPDIPLIGSKLTLALIEAKLQEHRIRPYTLEVQEGHTERIGSFDCEFVAVNHSIPDALAVAIRTPAGMVVHTGDFKMDQLPLDRRLTDLPAFARLGEEGIDLLLSDSTNAEVPGFVPPERDISNVLRTVFANAQKRIIVASFASHVHRIQQILDAAHEYGRRVAFVGRSMVRNMGIARELGYLKVPAGLVVDVKTLDDLPDDEVVLVCTGSQGEPMAALSRMANRDHQIRIVQGDTVILASSLIPGNENAVYRVINGLTRWGADVVHKGNAKVHVSGHASAGELLYFYNICKPKNLMPVHGEWRHLRANAELGALTGVPKERIVIAEDGVVVDLVGGVAKIVGKVQAGYVYVDGLSVGDVTETHLKDRRILGDEGIISVFVVVDSSTGKIVGGPDLHARGSGIEDSALSGVVPKIDEALAKAAQDGVADAHQLQQLIRRSVGKWVSDNYRRRPMILPVVVEV
- the thyX gene encoding FAD-dependent thymidylate synthase, with protein sequence MSQTPAESTESPDSAAVSFRSEVTVELVKHSAADSDVLWAARVSTAGEQSLEELQKDPERSKGLINYLMRDRHGSPFEHNSMTFFISAPIFVFREFMRHRVGWSYNEESGRYRQLEPVFYVPGESRKLVQQGRPGKYEFVEGTQAQHELTGRVMEDSYRRAYEAYQEMLAAGVAREVARAVLPVGLFSSMYATCNARSLMHFLGLRTQHEQAKVPSFPQREIEMVGELMEAHWAKLMPLTYGAFNANGRIAP
- the dapA gene encoding 4-hydroxy-tetrahydrodipicolinate synthase is translated as MAPTSTPQTPFGRVLTAMVTPFTPDGALDLDGAQRLAAHLVDAGNDGLVVNGTTGESPTTSDAEKAQLVRAVVDAVGDRAFVVAGAGTNDTRHSLELARAAQDAGAHGLLAVTPYYSKPPQEGLLRHFTAIADATDLPVMLYDIPGRSGVPINTETIVRLAEHPRIVANKDAKGDLGRASWAIARSSLAWYSGDDMLNLPLLSVGAVGFVSVVGHVVTPELRALLDAHLNGDVTKATEIHQKLLPVFTGMFRTQGVITTKAALGLQGLPAGPLRLPLVELSPEETEQLTRDLAAGGVQL